One uncultured Caproiciproducens sp. DNA segment encodes these proteins:
- a CDS encoding terminase gpA endonuclease subunit gives MDILTAVADKDRLDFSQNFNIVRNYDGDREFPDIKTQYLEAEYLRLSDALQLPTAAMVHAFDTEAHLGKRPTAEKVTIEKLLIKEKINQSERVQLLKDKGVTGTESLLQYIFNDAGRLAENVKTRTEVAKMEVLATGKMTVQENNLNFAVEYGVSKDNHFTLDWDDPDHDILGDIQLQIAGRAIGSIFIPALEMILPPAIAVVEVVGDMASELASLVGFKMAEAFSKDRLSPMIRDTPVLSKRVNERSRDSGNTIMQKKFAGGHVTLVGANSPASIASRPIRIVLADEIDRFPATAGNEGDPLLLMEARTNTFWNKKKISVSTPTIEGLSRIEVEYENSTQGEWQVPCPECGAMQPLEWGKIVFDKEDLDHSIGHMCEKCGAVSSENEWKCQQKHGKFIEKHPNRKVKGFHLNALASPWKPWREIVEELLKAKVEVKKGNIELMKVWVNTELGETWQETGEEMEPDALLKRREWYHCEVPQKVVVLTAGVDVQDDRLECEVVGWGVDKESFGIQYSKFYGTPEQEDVWNRLDSFLSRVFTRADTAIMYILTNEKYIGDSLLQKSFTTDTLPFRKVRNTGQKDRYYVTGSHEPIISKVEFEQVKQLLELRRQQNPNKGCTQQYNLSLKIYCGKCGATFRRRVTNEKVYWVYLTGRHHSKNCGENHSGNGDNGSILSTAF, from the coding sequence TTGGATATTTTAACAGCAGTAGCCGACAAAGACCGGCTGGACTTTTCGCAGAATTTCAATATCGTTCGCAATTACGACGGCGACAGGGAATTTCCTGATATTAAAACGCAGTATCTTGAAGCGGAATATCTCCGTCTTTCAGATGCCTTGCAGCTTCCTACAGCGGCTATGGTTCATGCGTTCGATACGGAGGCACATCTCGGTAAACGTCCGACGGCTGAAAAAGTTACGATTGAAAAACTTCTCATTAAAGAGAAAATCAACCAGTCTGAGCGTGTTCAACTTTTAAAGGACAAGGGCGTTACCGGCACAGAATCGCTGCTCCAGTACATTTTTAACGATGCCGGCCGTCTGGCCGAAAATGTAAAAACACGTACCGAAGTTGCAAAAATGGAAGTACTGGCAACCGGAAAAATGACCGTGCAGGAGAATAACCTGAATTTCGCAGTTGAGTATGGCGTTTCAAAAGACAACCATTTCACTCTTGATTGGGACGACCCAGATCATGATATTCTCGGCGATATTCAGCTGCAAATTGCTGGCCGTGCAATCGGTTCAATATTTATTCCTGCACTGGAAATGATTCTTCCCCCGGCAATCGCTGTTGTGGAAGTTGTTGGAGACATGGCTTCAGAACTGGCATCGCTGGTAGGATTCAAAATGGCCGAGGCGTTTTCAAAGGACCGGTTATCCCCAATGATCCGAGATACGCCGGTTCTTTCAAAGCGTGTAAACGAAAGATCCCGTGATAGCGGAAACACCATCATGCAGAAAAAATTTGCGGGAGGTCATGTTACTCTGGTTGGCGCAAATTCACCAGCATCCATAGCATCAAGGCCGATTCGGATTGTGCTTGCTGATGAGATAGACCGGTTCCCCGCCACGGCGGGAAATGAGGGCGATCCTCTTCTACTGATGGAAGCCAGGACGAATACATTCTGGAATAAAAAGAAAATCAGCGTGTCGACGCCAACCATTGAGGGCCTTTCCCGCATTGAGGTGGAGTATGAAAATTCGACACAGGGGGAATGGCAGGTTCCATGTCCTGAGTGTGGGGCTATGCAACCGCTTGAATGGGGAAAAATCGTATTTGATAAGGAGGATCTGGATCATAGTATCGGTCACATGTGCGAAAAATGCGGTGCTGTTTCCAGTGAAAATGAGTGGAAATGCCAGCAAAAACACGGAAAATTCATAGAAAAACACCCGAATCGCAAGGTGAAAGGGTTTCATTTGAACGCTCTGGCATCCCCATGGAAGCCTTGGAGAGAGATTGTTGAGGAACTTTTAAAGGCAAAAGTGGAGGTTAAAAAGGGAAATATTGAACTGATGAAGGTTTGGGTGAACACAGAGCTGGGTGAAACATGGCAGGAAACCGGAGAAGAGATGGAACCGGATGCTTTGTTAAAGCGCCGAGAGTGGTATCACTGCGAAGTCCCGCAGAAAGTGGTGGTCCTTACGGCCGGTGTCGATGTTCAGGATGATCGATTGGAATGTGAGGTTGTTGGATGGGGAGTCGATAAGGAAAGTTTCGGAATCCAGTACAGCAAATTCTATGGAACACCTGAACAGGAGGATGTATGGAACCGTCTGGACTCTTTCTTGTCTCGTGTTTTCACCCGCGCTGATACGGCAATTATGTATATCCTCACAAACGAAAAGTACATCGGTGACTCCTTGCTGCAAAAGTCTTTTACCACAGATACCCTGCCCTTTAGGAAGGTACGAAACACCGGGCAAAAGGATCGTTATTATGTAACAGGTTCTCATGAGCCGATTATCAGCAAGGTGGAATTTGAACAGGTCAAACAGCTTTTGGAACTCAGGAGGCAGCAAAATCCTAATAAAGGCTGTACACAGCAATACAATCTAAGCCTGAAAATCTATTGTGGGAAATGCGGGGCTACATTCCGCCGCAGAGTCACTAATGAAAAAGTCTATTGGGTATACCTCACCGGTAGACATCATAGTAAAAATTGCGGTGAGAATCATTCTGGCAATGGCGATAATGGCTCGATTCTTTCCACGGCGTTTTGA
- a CDS encoding YcxB family protein, which produces MELIYTSTVEDYRRFAKKRAKPKRMKATLIFTVICFVIFLIMGIMSQFPAETVVLNLFLSVLYGGILFLILNMKLSHNINKNIKKIGRSFFDSEKSIILNEDGIIIKTNIRESKMPYDAIKQLQTDTDFFVIEFKAGDMVYIPTSGIKNRNIKDDFVFLIKSKTV; this is translated from the coding sequence ATGGAATTGATATACACTTCTACAGTGGAAGACTATAGAAGATTTGCTAAAAAGAGGGCAAAGCCAAAAAGGATGAAAGCAACGCTGATATTCACTGTTATATGTTTTGTGATATTTTTAATAATGGGTATAATGAGTCAATTTCCCGCTGAAACTGTAGTATTAAACTTATTTCTTTCAGTGCTTTATGGAGGCATTTTATTTCTGATTTTGAATATGAAGTTATCTCATAATATTAATAAAAATATTAAAAAAATTGGTCGATCATTTTTTGATTCTGAAAAATCAATTATTCTAAATGAAGATGGGATAATAATTAAGACAAATATCAGAGAATCCAAGATGCCCTATGACGCAATAAAACAACTTCAAACAGATACCGATTTTTTTGTAATAGAGTTTAAGGCCGGAGATATGGTTTACATTCCGACATCTGGGATTAAAAACCGCAACATAAAAGATGATTTTGTTTTCTTGATAAAATCCAAAACAGTTTAA
- a CDS encoding AAA family ATPase, which yields MKLLTLSINYFRSIIAESIDAQGHNVNIYGANGKGKTSTEDAFLWLLFGKDSSDRKDYDLIPHKSAIPEPDTGCGKEPVVEASLEYFGKTVKLKKSYIEEWPKKGEMKGQYAGSKTHYFVNDLEVKAGEYNSVVNELVDPDLFKLLTAFVSKFYKTGIGQGMDEPLHTVTTSAGHFAEVQAFLIKYYGQGTGQALMDPLDTVVSRDRFGLVTIHGIDYQIVDIGMRMLQPHELYAAQGFPQDYVIDHDYRGNSYPKSKQVARCGNAVPPPFAKALVTANLPELCVKSCKDMAELNNVIAV from the coding sequence ATGAAACTATTAACGCTATCTATAAATTATTTTCGCAGTATCATTGCGGAGTCCATCGACGCTCAGGGTCACAACGTCAATATTTACGGTGCCAACGGCAAAGGCAAAACTTCCACAGAGGACGCGTTTCTCTGGCTGCTGTTTGGAAAAGATTCGTCCGACCGCAAAGATTACGATCTGATTCCTCACAAGTCTGCCATACCGGAGCCGGACACAGGGTGCGGCAAAGAGCCGGTTGTGGAAGCGTCGCTCGAATATTTCGGCAAGACCGTAAAACTGAAAAAATCCTACATAGAAGAATGGCCAAAAAAAGGCGAAATGAAAGGCCAGTACGCGGGCAGCAAAACGCATTATTTTGTGAATGATTTGGAGGTTAAGGCAGGAGAATACAATTCCGTAGTCAATGAACTGGTTGACCCTGACCTGTTTAAATTGCTTACAGCTTTCGTTTCTAAATTCTATAAGACTGGAATCGGTCAAGGAATGGACGAACCGCTCCACACTGTAACGACATCCGCGGGTCATTTCGCAGAGGTACAAGCCTTTTTGATTAAGTATTACGGTCAGGGTACCGGACAAGCCTTAATGGATCCGCTTGATACCGTCGTGAGCCGTGACCGCTTCGGGCTGGTGACAATTCACGGAATTGATTATCAGATTGTCGACATCGGAATGCGTATGCTTCAGCCGCACGAATTGTACGCGGCACAGGGGTTCCCACAGGATTACGTAATTGATCACGACTATCGGGGCAATTCATATCCGAAGTCGAAGCAAGTCGCCAGGTGCGGGAACGCGGTACCGCCGCCATTCGCAAAAGCTTTAGTCACTGCGAATCTTCCTGAATTGTGTGTGAAGTCGTGCAAGGATATGGCAGAGCTGAATAATGTGATCGCGGTATAA
- a CDS encoding GIY-YIG nuclease family protein, with protein sequence MSDLVFLEPNKIDAVPEQIKVPMSNVYVIEQRQNYCKVGVSINYEKRKRAIETQGGFYAKNSYSSEPINNGYKVESKVHELLSQFRVTGEWFSVSFSDAIKAVNKAVEEVGNKSEEFRDKNSIGFYEFPNEGTDITEWFFDDPPELCNWFRKNNYFVYWVNASNSFWVHSSSEEFEDMTFDLFASIMVY encoded by the coding sequence ATGTCAGATCTTGTATTTCTTGAGCCAAACAAAATTGATGCGGTACCAGAACAGATTAAGGTGCCAATGTCTAACGTCTATGTGATTGAGCAAAGGCAGAACTATTGCAAAGTTGGGGTAAGCATTAATTATGAAAAGCGTAAACGGGCGATTGAAACACAAGGAGGATTTTACGCAAAAAACAGTTATTCCAGTGAGCCGATTAATAACGGATACAAAGTAGAATCCAAGGTACATGAGCTACTTTCGCAATTTAGAGTTACTGGAGAATGGTTCAGCGTTTCGTTTTCAGATGCTATTAAAGCAGTAAATAAAGCAGTAGAAGAAGTTGGAAACAAAAGTGAAGAATTTAGAGACAAAAATTCAATTGGATTTTACGAGTTCCCTAATGAAGGAACAGATATTACAGAATGGTTTTTTGACGATCCCCCTGAACTCTGTAATTGGTTCCGAAAAAACAATTATTTTGTTTATTGGGTAAACGCATCCAATAGCTTTTGGGTGCATTCCAGCAGCGAAGAATTTGAAGATATGACTTTTGATTTGTTCGCTTCAATTATGGTGTACTGA
- a CDS encoding helix-turn-helix transcriptional regulator, which produces MLFEKVSDLCEAKGITIWKLEKELKFANASISRWKKSYPSADRLKKVSDYFEVTTDYLLEQDNQISAQSQILAKTVDKLSPAKQDLVKQYIDMIQTS; this is translated from the coding sequence TTGCTATTTGAAAAGGTGTCAGATCTGTGTGAAGCAAAAGGCATTACAATTTGGAAACTTGAAAAGGAACTAAAATTTGCTAATGCGTCAATTTCTAGATGGAAAAAGTCTTACCCAAGTGCTGATAGGCTGAAAAAGGTCTCGGACTATTTCGAAGTAACCACGGATTATTTGCTTGAGCAAGACAATCAAATTTCCGCGCAAAGTCAGATTCTTGCAAAGACTGTGGACAAGCTTTCTCCCGCAAAGCAGGACTTAGTTAAACAGTACATAGATATGATTCAAACAAGTTAG
- a CDS encoding helix-turn-helix transcriptional regulator, with the protein MTLLEKIKQLCDEHGETFSSLEKKLGFGNATIRKWDDATPGGDRLSKVADYFNTSVDYLLGRETNELGGVYFNFAKEAQKHEIDPEDIKLAIDTIKRLRNK; encoded by the coding sequence ATGACATTATTAGAAAAAATTAAGCAGCTTTGTGACGAGCATGGTGAAACTTTCTCATCGTTAGAAAAAAAGCTAGGATTTGGCAATGCAACTATAAGAAAATGGGATGATGCCACCCCTGGTGGAGATAGGCTTTCCAAAGTGGCCGACTATTTTAATACATCTGTTGACTATCTGCTTGGCAGAGAAACCAATGAATTAGGCGGAGTATATTTTAATTTTGCAAAAGAAGCACAAAAGCATGAAATTGACCCTGAAGATATAAAATTAGCGATTGATACAATAAAACGTCTTAGAAATAAATAA
- a CDS encoding ImmA/IrrE family metallo-endopeptidase has translation MGCYYTKASLYKEINRLRNFVGVDRSDYPINLINMCKVRGNILVEAVPFNTPGLKGMASIASQKGENDIILLNSYQSKEERNFICGHELIHLALHRHEKIKSFNCFEKVLPNQDGFLEWQANEGSAEFIVPYQLLFPKLKKSLPALKTSSDFRQFRRDVANSFNVTDAVIKFRLDDLKYEIQQYLNGTSINNLRFLSNNQRAAKGINVKSLSDVEDELFRAEYHIYFGDRSLFRHSKIKSRPTLF, from the coding sequence ATGGGCTGTTATTATACAAAGGCAAGTCTGTATAAAGAAATTAATCGTTTGCGTAACTTTGTAGGAGTAGATCGATCTGATTATCCAATAAATCTTATAAATATGTGTAAAGTCAGAGGTAATATTCTTGTTGAAGCTGTTCCCTTCAATACTCCGGGTCTAAAAGGGATGGCATCAATAGCAAGTCAAAAAGGAGAAAACGACATAATCCTATTAAACTCATATCAAAGCAAAGAAGAACGTAATTTTATATGTGGGCACGAACTTATTCATTTGGCTTTGCATAGACACGAAAAGATAAAATCTTTTAATTGTTTTGAAAAGGTTTTGCCAAATCAAGACGGATTTTTAGAATGGCAGGCAAACGAAGGATCGGCAGAATTTATTGTCCCATACCAGTTACTTTTTCCTAAATTAAAAAAGTCTCTTCCTGCTTTAAAAACGAGTAGCGACTTTAGACAGTTCAGACGAGACGTAGCAAACTCTTTTAATGTCACCGATGCTGTTATCAAGTTTAGACTCGATGATCTAAAATACGAAATTCAACAATATCTAAATGGGACAAGTATTAATAATCTAAGATTTTTATCAAACAATCAGCGAGCGGCTAAAGGCATAAATGTAAAATCGCTCAGTGACGTCGAGGACGAACTATTTCGGGCAGAGTATCATATTTATTTTGGTGATCGAAGTTTGTTTAGACATAGCAAAATAAAAAGCCGCCCTACCCTGTTCTAG
- a CDS encoding tyrosine-type recombinase/integrase produces MAKNKITDGLRQKANGVWERSEITNGKRRWFSSLDPEEVWRKRNAALGEAENEQLEKDKGPLFSIVADAYEERVRNMKNGTQRSYLPAIVRARDTFGEKHMREIEPYMISEFLQGMSGMAKTTVSNQKSVLNAIFQTWIESPTWRGDKNPSKIVSIPRGLKHTKREPPTDDQVKIVKDHYLDPDALPAVVFLCTGERRGEACGIQLKDINFENKKISINNSVEHIGDKPHVTTTKTPAGVRKIPLLSMLDEALQPLQGLPEDTYILSGTNEPLTTSRYNRIWANFWHKYGYATELCYKSKSTLSNGKIKEYMHKEWKADVCAHQFRHEYVCMLCLAGVPEEIAILLVGHANVQMIHQVYLSLKPQMIESAGNKLNDFLNKKV; encoded by the coding sequence ATGGCAAAAAATAAAATTACAGACGGTCTACGCCAAAAAGCAAATGGCGTGTGGGAACGGTCTGAAATCACAAACGGTAAACGGCGCTGGTTTTCTTCTCTTGACCCGGAAGAAGTTTGGAGAAAACGTAATGCCGCACTTGGAGAAGCTGAAAATGAGCAACTTGAAAAAGATAAAGGACCGCTGTTTAGTATTGTTGCAGATGCTTATGAGGAACGTGTGCGCAACATGAAAAACGGCACACAGCGAAGTTATCTTCCTGCCATTGTCCGTGCACGTGACACATTCGGAGAAAAGCACATGCGTGAAATAGAGCCATACATGATTTCTGAATTTTTACAAGGCATGTCAGGAATGGCAAAAACAACGGTGAGCAATCAGAAGTCGGTGCTCAATGCTATTTTTCAAACTTGGATTGAAAGTCCTACCTGGCGTGGCGACAAAAACCCATCAAAAATAGTAAGTATCCCTCGAGGACTAAAACATACAAAGCGTGAACCGCCTACCGACGATCAGGTAAAGATTGTTAAAGACCATTATCTCGACCCTGATGCGTTGCCCGCTGTCGTATTTCTGTGCACTGGTGAACGGCGTGGTGAAGCTTGCGGAATCCAGCTAAAAGATATTAATTTTGAAAATAAAAAGATAAGCATTAACAATTCAGTGGAGCATATCGGAGATAAGCCACACGTTACCACAACAAAAACGCCGGCGGGAGTACGAAAAATTCCACTGCTGTCAATGCTTGATGAAGCATTACAGCCCCTACAAGGCTTACCGGAGGACACCTATATATTAAGCGGTACAAACGAGCCTTTGACCACGTCGCGCTATAATCGGATATGGGCTAATTTTTGGCATAAATATGGATACGCAACGGAATTATGTTACAAAAGTAAATCCACACTATCAAATGGTAAGATTAAAGAATATATGCACAAAGAATGGAAAGCTGACGTTTGCGCCCATCAGTTCCGGCATGAGTACGTTTGCATGCTTTGTCTTGCTGGAGTGCCGGAGGAAATCGCAATCCTGCTTGTCGGACACGCAAACGTGCAGATGATTCATCAAGTTTATTTATCACTTAAACCGCAAATGATAGAAAGCGCGGGCAACAAACTTAATGATTTCTTAAACAAAAAAGTTTAG
- a CDS encoding helix-turn-helix transcriptional regulator gives MIRINLSKKLGEERMSQAALARATNIRPTTISDLYNEMAARVGLEQLDKICEVLDCPLSDIMEYVPGNKKKPLE, from the coding sequence ATGATAAGAATCAATTTATCAAAAAAACTGGGAGAAGAACGAATGTCGCAAGCTGCACTTGCTCGTGCAACAAATATAAGACCCACAACAATCAGCGATTTATACAATGAAATGGCTGCTAGGGTTGGGCTTGAACAGCTTGATAAGATATGTGAGGTATTGGATTGTCCATTGTCCGATATTATGGAGTACGTTCCCGGTAATAAGAAAAAACCGCTTGAATAG
- a CDS encoding phage holin family protein, with the protein MMEKLSNARLVYLSSLATVSAVGAWVVDALGGWDNSLQTLIAFMAVDYVLGIIIALVWHVSPKSRDGTFESEASFQGLLRKGCILLVVYIAARLDLLFCDGQFIRTAVILFFIANEGFSIIENLGIMGVPMPPVIKDAFAAIKKQSESDNTNTKN; encoded by the coding sequence ATGATGGAAAAATTAAGTAACGCCCGGTTAGTTTACTTGTCATCATTGGCGACAGTTTCTGCGGTGGGTGCATGGGTGGTGGATGCTTTGGGAGGGTGGGATAACTCTTTGCAGACGCTTATTGCTTTTATGGCGGTAGATTATGTGCTTGGTATCATAATCGCCTTGGTATGGCACGTATCCCCTAAATCCCGTGACGGTACCTTTGAGAGTGAAGCAAGTTTTCAGGGACTACTTCGCAAAGGCTGTATATTACTCGTTGTCTATATAGCAGCGCGTTTAGACTTACTCTTTTGCGACGGGCAGTTTATCCGCACGGCGGTAATCTTATTCTTTATTGCAAACGAAGGATTTTCCATTATTGAAAATCTCGGAATCATGGGGGTCCCTATGCCGCCCGTTATCAAGGATGCATTTGCGGCAATTAAAAAGCAGTCAGAGTCGGATAATACCAATACAAAAAATTAA